One part of the Marispirochaeta sp. genome encodes these proteins:
- a CDS encoding ABC transporter permease subunit: MPELDQKRNGLVTAFIKYRYLYLMLAPGLLWFLIYRYLPMAGLIIAFKEFSFSKGILGSDWAGLKYFTFIFFKHPDFYRILTNTLLINLYRIVISMPIPIILALMLNEVRSATFKKAVQTLIYLPHFVSWVIFGGIIVQFLSPSAGLVNGIVKMLGFEPVFFLMREDLFRSIIVVSDIWKGAGWGAIIYLAALSGVDPQLFDAAIIDGANRRQKIIHITIPSISATIVIIFLLKIGQLLQIGFEQIYVLYNPAVYSTGDVISTYVYRVGIGKGRFSLTTAIGLFQSIIGLVLISSANWFSRRYLDRSLW; this comes from the coding sequence ATGCCTGAGTTAGATCAAAAGCGAAACGGCCTTGTTACAGCATTTATTAAATACCGGTACCTCTACCTGATGCTGGCCCCGGGGCTCCTGTGGTTTCTGATATATCGTTACCTGCCAATGGCAGGCCTTATTATTGCGTTCAAAGAATTCAGTTTTTCAAAGGGAATCCTTGGAAGCGATTGGGCAGGCTTGAAGTACTTTACCTTTATCTTTTTCAAGCACCCGGATTTTTACAGGATTCTGACAAACACTCTTCTGATTAATCTGTACCGCATTGTTATTTCCATGCCTATTCCGATAATTCTTGCATTAATGCTGAATGAAGTTCGGTCTGCGACATTTAAAAAAGCGGTTCAGACCCTGATCTACCTGCCTCATTTTGTTTCGTGGGTGATTTTCGGCGGAATAATAGTTCAGTTTCTTTCTCCTTCCGCCGGCCTCGTTAACGGGATAGTAAAGATGTTAGGCTTCGAGCCGGTCTTTTTCCTTATGCGGGAGGACCTTTTTCGTTCAATTATTGTAGTAAGTGATATCTGGAAAGGCGCAGGATGGGGAGCAATTATCTATCTTGCGGCGCTGTCCGGAGTTGATCCCCAGCTTTTTGATGCTGCAATAATCGACGGGGCCAATCGCCGGCAAAAAATAATTCACATAACAATTCCGTCGATATCCGCCACCATCGTAATAATATTCCTGCTCAAGATAGGACAGCTTCTTCAAATCGGATTTGAACAGATATATGTGCTCTATAATCCCGCAGTCTACAGTACCGGTGATGTGATAAGCACCTATGTTTACCGGGTAGGCATCGGCAAAGGACGGTTCAGCCTGACAACAGCAATCGGATTATTTCAATCGATTATAGGCTTGGTACTCATAAGCAGTGCGAACTGGTTTTCCCGACGTTATCTTGACAGGAGTCTCTGGTGA
- a CDS encoding helix-turn-helix domain-containing protein codes for MAVPKEILFAGKPAILKYTPLIILSILFLSVSASFLLYNKARQPILAAVNNARTQMNLIGMVRDDCSETGDAISDLTKTLNTLILQTKSSKRIISENREFLHENALRNLLFRRQSLHGRSFYEREFLHDKDNNFLVLALRIEERRESHDPGRYNDDRMKLELIERITEGHTKGILKTGLNSWAVLLNLEKHEEKNTIVERIRLLQELNNEITDLSVNAACSAVVKIPEAIPDAYEQAVEGLRRCLMNETCIFLDAADLKDRKPIYYFSVKDGQNLIAELRIQNGHQIAAYTKKLVYSKITAYSPELMDAYYLYLFSCAAKVAMEYNISADIVTRHTYSSIIENSESIDRKAENLIKLCREIVETRDKEQKRFKSLSLEIAVNYIDENYTKPMSLSIIADNLHVSTSYLSELLKRSLGMSYIQYINKLRMDKSLELLQNDDLTIKKISRMIGYDTEHSFIRNFKRSFGRTPADYRNRAKNMVIKEKTYIPENDSST; via the coding sequence AAAGAAATCCTGTTTGCAGGAAAACCGGCAATATTAAAATACACACCGTTAATTATACTTTCAATTCTTTTTCTATCCGTGAGTGCGTCCTTCCTTTTATACAACAAAGCCAGGCAACCCATCCTTGCTGCTGTTAACAATGCACGAACGCAGATGAACCTTATTGGAATGGTTCGTGACGATTGTTCGGAAACCGGTGATGCCATTTCTGATCTGACTAAAACTCTTAACACTCTTATACTACAGACAAAAAGCAGTAAAAGAATAATTTCTGAGAACAGAGAGTTCCTTCATGAAAACGCCTTGCGAAATCTCCTTTTTCGGCGTCAGAGCCTTCATGGAAGATCGTTTTATGAGAGGGAATTTCTTCATGATAAAGACAATAATTTCCTCGTTCTTGCCTTGAGAATTGAAGAGCGCAGAGAATCTCATGATCCTGGTAGATATAATGATGATAGAATGAAGCTTGAACTTATCGAACGCATCACGGAAGGGCATACAAAAGGTATCTTGAAAACAGGATTAAACAGCTGGGCAGTACTGCTCAATTTAGAAAAACACGAAGAAAAGAATACCATAGTCGAACGAATACGACTTCTACAGGAACTTAACAATGAGATTACAGATTTGTCAGTAAATGCCGCATGCAGTGCAGTTGTCAAGATTCCGGAGGCAATACCGGATGCATATGAACAGGCGGTAGAGGGCTTACGCAGATGTTTGATGAATGAAACATGCATCTTTCTGGATGCCGCAGACCTGAAAGACAGAAAACCGATATATTACTTCTCAGTAAAGGACGGGCAAAACCTTATAGCAGAGTTGCGAATACAGAACGGTCATCAAATAGCTGCTTATACAAAAAAACTGGTTTACAGTAAAATCACTGCATATTCACCGGAGCTGATGGACGCTTATTACCTGTATCTGTTTTCCTGCGCAGCAAAGGTCGCAATGGAATACAATATATCTGCCGATATTGTCACCAGACATACATATTCATCAATAATAGAGAATTCCGAATCAATAGACAGAAAAGCAGAAAACCTGATCAAGCTATGCAGGGAGATTGTTGAAACCCGGGATAAGGAACAAAAGCGATTTAAAAGTCTTTCCCTGGAGATCGCAGTTAATTATATTGATGAAAACTACACCAAGCCGATGTCCCTGTCCATAATTGCTGACAACCTGCACGTATCGACAAGTTACCTGAGCGAACTTCTGAAGCGTTCCCTGGGAATGAGTTATATTCAGTATATAAACAAACTGAGAATGGATAAATCACTGGAATTGCTGCAGAACGATGACTTGACAATAAAGAAGATAAGCAGAATGATCGGGTACGATACGGAACATTCATTTATCAGGAATTTCAAACGTTCATTTGGTCGTACTCCTGCCGACTATCGTAACAGAGCAAAGAATATGGTCATAAAAGAAAAAACATACATTCCAGAAAACGATTCTTCGACATAA